In Setaria viridis chromosome 5, Setaria_viridis_v4.0, whole genome shotgun sequence, the genomic stretch gtgctacggtaaccatttgctaatgattgaattaattaggcttaatagattcatctcgcaaattagcacatggttctgcaattagttttataattagctcgaATTAGCACaaagttctgcaattagttttataagtTGCTCATGTGTAGTTCTCTTAGGATCCGAATATCTGAGGTGACCCAaaataaagtttaacacctcataGGTGCGCTGCGCTGCCTACCACCAACGCTCGAACAGGGAAGAAGATGGCGCCAGCTTGAACAACCAAATCGCACATGATCAAGCACGGGACAGTCGAGCACAGAGCACGATCGATGGAGCAACCAAGAGCATTTTCGATTGATTGATAGCATACACTAGTCTCCTAGCTACCTCGCCTACATATTCCTCCACCGCCATTCTTCCCGGTTCCTGTACCAAAACAATACCCCGGCCGGAGCAACACGGGCAAAAGGCAGCGGCACCTGCTCCGGCGGCTCGTCCCTATCCCTCTACCCGATTTCACCAAATGCTCCAGATGTCGTGGTCGAATGCGTCCAcctcggcgtcgccggcgcggccgccggtgcACCGGAAGTCCTCCTCGACGAAGGGAAACCACCCGAGCAGCTTCTCCTCGTCCACGCCCCAcgtccaccacgccgccgcctcaaGCCCGGCGTCGAGGTCCCAGCAGTCCACGGACCGCGCGTCCGcctccccgtccgccgccgcgcacacGTCCGGGACCATCGGCGCCATCTCCGCCCCGGGCGAAGCCGCattagcggcggcggcggcggctgcggccgcgACCGCCGCGGCGCGAGCCGTCGCCGCTGCGGGTTTCTTGTTGGCGCCCGCCTTGGGCTGCCGCGGCTGCTTGGCGGCCCGGCGCTGCGGCTTGGCGGGGTTCGCGGCGGTGCCGGGCTCCTGCGGGTCCTCTACCTTGGGCTGCTGCGCTCTGGTTCGCTTCATGGCCGGCAGGCTGCTCTGCTTCCCGGAGGCGGAATGCTTGGCTCTGCACTCTGCTCTGGAGTT encodes the following:
- the LOC117855387 gene encoding uncharacterized protein, whose product is MKRTRAQQPKVEDPQEPGTAANPAKPQRRAAKQPRQPKAGANKKPAAATARAAAVAAAAAAAAANAASPGAEMAPMVPDVCAAADGEADARSVDCWDLDAGLEAAAWWTWGVDEEKLLGWFPFVEEDFRCTGGRAGDAEVDAFDHDIWSIW